From Bacillus sp. FSL K6-3431, the proteins below share one genomic window:
- a CDS encoding glycoside hydrolase family 18 protein, translated as MIIYTVSSGDTLWSIANRYGSSISQIASANELPNPDRLLIGQSLVIPIASQQHTVRQGETLWHIAQRYGVSVQSIIQINQLANPSMLKIDTVLIIPPRFHTVQAGETLGQIAQIYGTTVGQILLANKIQNPNMVYVGTVLIIPFPKRLVDVNAYVMNMGETGANEVRGVGQHLTYISPFVYTMKEDGGLSSLKDAEVIQAAHEMQIVPIMSITNFTAEEPGTTLAHTILSSTQLQDKLLTNITITMKEKGYRGLNIDFENVLQTDRELYNTFLQRTVNRLHPLGYFVSTAVAPKTSAEQKGLLYEAIDYAAHGKIVDFVFLMTYEWGYRLGPPQAISPLNQMKRVLDYAVTVIPRNKIFMGFQLYARDWLLPHVKGMEAETFDMQEAIRRAVKYGVTIQYDKTAQSPFYRYTDEQGRKHEVWFEDARSAQAKFNLVKDYRLNGISYWVLGYPFPQNWLLLEDNFIVKKI; from the coding sequence ATGATCATTTATACGGTTAGTAGCGGGGATACTTTATGGAGTATTGCAAATCGTTATGGTAGTAGTATCTCACAAATCGCCTCAGCCAATGAATTACCTAATCCAGACCGATTACTAATTGGACAGTCACTTGTAATCCCTATAGCTTCACAACAACACACTGTTCGCCAAGGGGAGACGCTTTGGCATATCGCTCAAAGGTATGGTGTATCCGTACAATCCATTATCCAAATAAACCAACTCGCCAACCCTTCCATGTTAAAAATTGATACGGTGTTAATCATTCCTCCAAGATTTCATACTGTCCAAGCCGGGGAAACCTTGGGGCAAATTGCTCAAATATATGGCACAACTGTTGGGCAAATATTGCTAGCAAATAAAATCCAGAATCCCAATATGGTTTACGTTGGGACTGTTTTAATCATTCCATTTCCAAAAAGACTTGTGGATGTCAATGCATACGTGATGAACATGGGGGAAACAGGTGCCAATGAAGTTCGGGGAGTTGGCCAACATCTAACCTATATTTCCCCTTTTGTCTATACGATGAAAGAAGATGGTGGACTTAGTTCTTTAAAAGATGCTGAGGTTATTCAAGCTGCTCACGAAATGCAGATTGTCCCAATTATGTCGATTACTAATTTTACTGCTGAGGAGCCTGGAACAACACTCGCACATACAATCCTTTCTAGCACCCAACTACAGGATAAGTTATTAACGAACATTACGATTACGATGAAAGAAAAAGGCTACCGCGGACTAAATATTGATTTTGAAAATGTTTTGCAAACGGACCGTGAATTGTACAATACATTTTTACAGCGTACAGTGAACCGACTTCATCCCCTCGGTTACTTTGTTTCAACTGCAGTTGCTCCAAAAACGAGTGCAGAACAAAAAGGACTTTTATATGAAGCCATTGACTACGCTGCTCACGGAAAAATTGTTGACTTTGTATTTTTAATGACCTATGAATGGGGGTATCGTTTAGGACCGCCACAAGCCATTTCTCCACTTAATCAAATGAAACGCGTACTAGATTATGCCGTCACCGTCATTCCACGGAATAAAATTTTCATGGGCTTCCAGCTATATGCCCGTGACTGGCTCCTCCCCCATGTCAAAGGAATGGAAGCAGAAACATTCGATATGCAGGAAGCCATTCGACGTGCAGTAAAATATGGTGTCACCATTCAATACGATAAAACGGCACAATCCCCTTTTTATCGATATACCGATGAACAAGGCCGCAAGCATGAGGTCTGGTTTGAGGATGCCCGCAGTGCTCAGGCAAAATTTAATCTTGTAAAAGATTACCGACTGAACGGAATCAGCTATTGGGTACTCGGCTACCCATTCCCACAAAATTGGTTATTGCTTGAAGATAATTTTATCGTCAAAAAAATATAA
- a CDS encoding ring-cleaving dioxygenase: MKLKGIHHVSAMTADATLNLEFYTKVMGLRLVKKTVNQDDTSVYHLFYGDEKGSPGTELTFFEIPRAAKNHQGVSSISALSLRVANDEALAFWKKRFEELGVEHEDITDRADRATLAFTDPEGQRLILVSDENNVGVDAGTPWENSPVPQNHGVTGLGPVKLTVRDTEPTAHVLTELMGFRLKGAYPSHIQGQPDIAVYETGEGGSGAEIHLEERSDLPPERLGRGGVHHVAFRVENEEELRKWIKHIRAARFPNSGFVDRFYFRSLYFREPNGILFELATDGPGFDTDEHIDHLGESLALPPFLENQREKIEAHLKPLNTKK; the protein is encoded by the coding sequence ATGAAATTGAAAGGTATTCATCATGTATCAGCGATGACAGCTGATGCTACACTTAACTTAGAATTTTACACGAAAGTAATGGGTTTACGACTTGTGAAAAAAACGGTCAATCAAGATGACACATCTGTTTATCATCTTTTTTACGGTGATGAAAAAGGCAGCCCTGGAACAGAATTAACATTTTTTGAAATTCCACGGGCTGCAAAGAATCATCAAGGTGTGAGTAGTATCTCTGCTCTCTCACTCCGGGTTGCAAATGATGAAGCACTTGCTTTCTGGAAAAAACGTTTTGAAGAACTAGGAGTCGAGCACGAGGATATTACCGACCGTGCAGACCGCGCAACATTGGCATTTACTGATCCTGAAGGTCAAAGACTGATCCTCGTTTCCGACGAAAATAACGTGGGTGTTGATGCAGGCACACCATGGGAAAATAGCCCAGTACCTCAAAACCATGGCGTTACCGGATTAGGTCCAGTGAAACTTACTGTACGCGATACAGAACCTACTGCCCATGTATTAACAGAATTGATGGGCTTCCGCCTCAAGGGTGCGTATCCATCACATATACAAGGACAACCTGACATCGCTGTATATGAAACAGGTGAAGGTGGCAGTGGAGCTGAAATTCATCTGGAGGAACGAAGCGATCTTCCCCCTGAGCGATTAGGCCGTGGTGGTGTTCACCATGTCGCATTCCGTGTCGAAAATGAAGAGGAGTTACGCAAATGGATTAAACATATCCGCGCAGCTAGATTCCCGAATTCAGGATTTGTGGACCGCTTTTATTTTAGGTCCCTTTACTTCAGAGAACCCAATGGAATCCTCTTTGAACTCGCAACAGATGGACCAGGGTTTGATACGGATGAGCATATCGATCATTTAGGTGAATCGCTTGCACTTCCTCCATTCTTGGAAAATCAACGCGAAAAAATTGAAGCACATTTGAAACCTTTAAATACCAAAAAATAG
- a CDS encoding PAS domain S-box protein, with protein sequence MLKNTGLSGVSLFHEIELFKTFINGSVDLFSSHSSDGRFVYASPASQSLLGFESNELLGVSVYDLCHPEDRSKIESLYDRSHTQTKRVFYRIRRKEGDYLWFETTCTNKEDPEGILCISRDVTAYKMTEKELKENGERYQLLVENFQDTVGIVTIDGILIHMNNTGRKLFGITDKEEMIGKCLFDYIYEQEMAKKHILSSVSETSMECTILRSDRQQRYVEVQFIPTVYKDRKTYQVIIRDITERKKTEYMMQRAEQLHVVGQLAAGVAHEIRNPLTSIKGFTQLFIQEEPNKYFDLVMQEIERVEEIISDLLLLAKPQISTFEKVDMRKILKDAIKLFHSESLLHNIEINQDIHLNDPIIKGEANKLKQVYINLIKNAIEAMPDGGKIFIRANQLNENMLITQVVDEGIGIPSDQIKKLEEPFYSTKEKGTGLGLMISNQIIKNHKGTFKIESKEYEGTTITIQLPTYFEAKKNE encoded by the coding sequence TTGTTGAAAAATACTGGTTTATCTGGGGTTAGCCTGTTTCACGAGATTGAATTGTTCAAGACGTTTATTAATGGATCTGTTGATTTATTTTCCAGTCATTCATCAGATGGCCGATTTGTATATGCTTCTCCAGCCTCCCAGTCACTACTTGGTTTTGAATCAAACGAATTACTAGGTGTTTCTGTTTATGACCTATGTCATCCAGAGGATCGGAGTAAAATAGAAAGCTTGTATGATAGAAGTCATACTCAAACGAAGCGCGTTTTTTATCGAATTCGTCGAAAAGAAGGTGATTACCTTTGGTTTGAAACAACATGTACCAATAAGGAGGATCCTGAAGGTATTCTCTGTATATCAAGAGATGTAACTGCTTACAAGATGACGGAAAAAGAATTGAAAGAAAATGGGGAAAGATATCAGTTATTAGTAGAGAACTTCCAGGATACAGTAGGTATTGTCACCATAGACGGAATTTTGATTCACATGAATAATACTGGTAGGAAATTATTCGGCATCACAGATAAGGAAGAGATGATTGGAAAGTGTTTATTTGACTACATTTATGAGCAAGAGATGGCTAAAAAACATATCCTTTCATCTGTTAGTGAAACATCGATGGAGTGTACCATTTTACGAAGCGATCGCCAACAGAGGTATGTTGAAGTCCAATTTATTCCAACTGTTTATAAGGACCGAAAAACATATCAAGTGATCATAAGGGATATAACAGAGCGCAAAAAAACGGAATATATGATGCAAAGGGCAGAACAACTACATGTTGTCGGTCAATTAGCTGCTGGCGTTGCTCATGAAATTCGAAATCCATTAACATCTATTAAAGGTTTTACACAATTATTCATACAAGAAGAGCCAAATAAATACTTTGATTTAGTCATGCAAGAAATTGAGAGAGTCGAAGAAATAATAAGTGATTTGCTACTTTTGGCGAAACCGCAAATATCCACATTTGAAAAAGTAGATATGCGAAAGATCCTTAAGGATGCGATTAAGCTATTTCACTCCGAATCTTTACTTCATAATATTGAAATCAACCAAGACATCCACCTAAACGATCCAATTATTAAAGGGGAAGCCAATAAATTAAAGCAGGTCTACATTAATTTAATAAAGAACGCAATTGAAGCAATGCCAGATGGCGGTAAAATCTTCATCAGGGCAAATCAACTGAACGAAAATATGCTAATTACTCAAGTGGTTGACGAAGGAATAGGGATTCCGTCAGATCAGATAAAAAAGTTAGAAGAACCTTTTTATAGTACAAAAGAAAAGGGGACAGGCTTGGGTTTAATGATTTCCAATCAAATTATCAAAAACCATAAAGGAACTTTTAAAATTGAGAGTAAGGAATATGAAGGAACGACCATTACGATTCAACTTCCTACATACTTTGAAGCCAAGAAAAATGAATAG
- a CDS encoding Gfo/Idh/MocA family protein, producing the protein MSNSKKVRVGVIGCGGIANQKHLPSLAKLVEKVELTAFCDISIERAEQAARQYGNEEAAVYSDYKKLLEDTSIDVVHVCTPNVSHSFITIDALESGKHVMCEKPMAINSEEAKRMLDAANRTGKKLTIGYQNRFRGDSISLNQACKEGDLGEVYFAKAHAIRRRGVPTWGVFMDKEKQGGGPLIDIGTHALDLALWMMNNYKPKLVVGSTYQKLTDKTEGNVFGPWNPEEYKVEDSAFGYIKMENGATITLEASWALNMLHEKEAQVTLCGTEAGAEMFGNPDKNEGFVTYNSTKYGQRIESETTQASGIAYFEGQELDMGYLEAKQWIDAILNDDEPLVKPEEAYVVTQILEAIYKSAETGKAVELN; encoded by the coding sequence ATGTCAAATAGTAAAAAGGTAAGAGTTGGAGTTATTGGATGCGGAGGAATAGCCAATCAAAAGCATTTGCCATCTTTGGCTAAGTTAGTGGAAAAGGTAGAACTTACTGCATTTTGCGATATTTCGATAGAGAGAGCGGAGCAAGCAGCAAGACAGTATGGTAATGAGGAAGCGGCTGTTTACTCTGATTATAAGAAATTATTGGAAGATACATCTATTGATGTAGTTCATGTCTGTACCCCAAATGTTTCACACTCTTTTATTACCATAGATGCACTTGAGTCTGGAAAGCATGTGATGTGTGAGAAACCCATGGCTATTAATTCAGAAGAAGCGAAAAGGATGCTTGATGCAGCAAATCGGACAGGCAAAAAGCTGACTATTGGTTATCAAAATAGATTCAGAGGAGATTCAATCTCTTTAAACCAGGCCTGTAAAGAAGGGGATTTGGGTGAAGTATACTTTGCGAAAGCGCATGCTATTCGAAGAAGAGGAGTGCCGACTTGGGGAGTCTTCATGGATAAAGAAAAGCAAGGTGGCGGTCCATTAATAGATATTGGCACACATGCGTTGGATCTTGCTTTATGGATGATGAATAATTACAAACCAAAACTGGTTGTTGGGTCCACATACCAAAAGCTTACAGACAAAACAGAAGGAAATGTATTTGGTCCATGGAATCCCGAAGAATATAAGGTTGAGGATTCAGCATTTGGATATATAAAAATGGAAAATGGCGCTACTATCACGTTGGAAGCATCATGGGCGTTAAATATGCTCCATGAAAAAGAAGCACAAGTAACCCTATGTGGAACAGAGGCTGGAGCAGAAATGTTTGGTAACCCAGACAAAAATGAAGGGTTTGTTACTTACAATAGTACAAAATATGGTCAAAGAATTGAATCAGAAACAACACAAGCTTCTGGAATCGCTTATTTTGAAGGACAAGAACTTGATATGGGTTACCTTGAGGCCAAACAATGGATTGATGCGATTCTAAATGATGACGAACCATTGGTTAAGCCTGAAGAAGCATATGTAGTAACACAAATATTGGAAGCAATATATAAATCGGCTGAAACAGGAAAAGCGGTCGAATTAAATTAG
- the pxpB gene encoding 5-oxoprolinase subunit PxpB gives MESITFSPLGDQGLIVDFGEGMNLEKNRFILKWRLTLEAHPFPGFIEAVPAYTTLTIFYDAVAVGTSFPYDTVKKAVKNISFSIHHSVNHNKTVEIPVCYEEPFSLDLKIVAMHNKKTIQEVIDIHCANIYHVYFLGFSPGFPFLGGMNKSLSTPRKNVPRLKIPRGSVGIAGGQTGIYPLESPGGWQIIGRTPLQLFDVYADPPTLILPGDQVRFVSINKEEFFALEE, from the coding sequence ATGGAAAGCATCACTTTTTCTCCTCTTGGTGACCAGGGGTTGATCGTCGATTTTGGCGAAGGGATGAATTTGGAGAAAAATCGCTTCATACTCAAGTGGCGGCTAACGCTTGAAGCACATCCTTTTCCAGGATTTATTGAAGCTGTTCCCGCATATACCACTCTGACCATTTTTTACGATGCGGTGGCGGTTGGAACTTCTTTTCCATATGATACGGTAAAAAAAGCGGTAAAAAACATTTCTTTCTCAATACATCATTCCGTCAATCATAATAAAACAGTAGAGATTCCTGTTTGTTATGAAGAGCCCTTTTCCCTAGATCTCAAGATTGTTGCTATGCATAATAAGAAAACAATCCAAGAAGTGATCGACATCCATTGTGCAAATATATACCATGTTTATTTCTTAGGGTTTTCACCAGGTTTCCCTTTCCTAGGTGGAATGAATAAAAGCCTTTCTACACCCCGCAAAAATGTACCTCGCTTAAAAATACCTCGTGGTTCAGTCGGTATTGCAGGCGGTCAAACTGGCATTTATCCCCTTGAGTCTCCTGGGGGATGGCAAATTATCGGTAGAACCCCCTTACAACTTTTTGATGTTTATGCGGACCCTCCAACGTTAATTTTACCTGGCGATCAGGTTCGCTTTGTATCTATTAATAAAGAAGAATTTTTTGCTTTGGAGGAATAG
- a CDS encoding alpha/beta hydrolase: MKHIFQQGKDPNAPTLLLLHGTGGTEQDLLGIGKMISTHSSLLSVRGNVLESGMPRFFRRLAEGVFDEQDLIFRTEELKQFLDESAQEYQFDRGNVIAVGYSNGANIAGSLLFHFQDSLKSAILFHPMVPRRGIDLPDLKGTSVFIGAGKNDPMCPPEESEDLKKLLEFAGAEVQLHWEHHGHQLTIGEIEKAAAWFKDN, translated from the coding sequence TTGAAGCATATTTTTCAACAGGGAAAAGATCCAAACGCCCCTACCCTACTTCTTCTTCACGGAACAGGTGGGACAGAACAGGATTTACTTGGAATCGGCAAAATGATATCCACACACTCTTCCCTATTGAGTGTAAGAGGAAATGTACTTGAATCCGGCATGCCTCGTTTTTTCCGCAGGTTGGCAGAAGGTGTATTCGATGAGCAAGACTTGATTTTCCGTACAGAAGAATTAAAACAATTTTTGGATGAAAGTGCGCAAGAATATCAATTTGATAGAGGCAATGTGATCGCTGTTGGATACTCGAACGGTGCAAATATTGCCGGCAGTCTTTTATTCCATTTTCAAGATAGCCTTAAAAGTGCAATTCTTTTTCACCCCATGGTGCCAAGACGTGGAATCGATCTGCCTGACTTAAAAGGAACATCTGTATTTATCGGCGCTGGAAAAAACGATCCAATGTGCCCACCAGAAGAATCAGAAGATCTAAAGAAACTACTTGAATTTGCTGGTGCTGAAGTTCAGCTTCACTGGGAACACCACGGCCATCAATTGACTATTGGTGAGATCGAGAAAGCTGCAGCATGGTTTAAGGATAATTAA
- a CDS encoding 5-oxoprolinase subunit PxpA: MYKIDLNCDMGESFGQYELGQDEKILGYISSANIACGFHAGDPATMNKTVQLALKNKVSIGAHPGLPDLQGFGRRKMAITPREAYELILYQTGALNAFVTASGGKLHHLKPHGALYNMAVTDHFLADAIAEAIYHLNPEIIVYGLAGSELIQSGKKLGLRTANEVFVDRTYQRDGTLTSRSQSDALITNVDHAISQAIKMVKEQRVTSTDGTDIAVQADTICIHGDGADALHFARKIHETFTTEKITIQVK; encoded by the coding sequence ATGTATAAAATCGACTTGAATTGTGACATGGGTGAAAGCTTCGGGCAATATGAGCTTGGCCAAGATGAAAAAATACTTGGCTATATTTCTTCTGCTAATATTGCATGTGGCTTCCATGCTGGTGACCCTGCTACGATGAACAAGACAGTTCAACTGGCTCTTAAAAACAAAGTAAGTATTGGCGCCCATCCGGGATTGCCTGATTTACAAGGATTTGGGAGAAGAAAGATGGCAATTACTCCGCGGGAGGCCTATGAACTTATTTTATATCAAACAGGTGCATTAAATGCTTTTGTGACCGCTAGCGGCGGCAAGCTTCATCATTTAAAACCGCATGGCGCATTATATAATATGGCTGTAACCGACCATTTTCTTGCAGATGCAATTGCGGAAGCTATATACCATCTAAATCCAGAAATAATTGTATATGGACTAGCAGGCAGTGAATTAATCCAATCTGGAAAAAAGCTTGGGCTGAGGACGGCTAATGAAGTGTTTGTAGATCGAACATATCAACGGGACGGTACCCTTACCTCGAGATCGCAATCCGATGCTTTGATTACCAATGTCGACCATGCTATTTCACAAGCAATAAAAATGGTGAAAGAGCAGCGGGTCACTTCTACTGACGGTACAGATATTGCCGTACAAGCTGATACAATATGTATCCATGGAGATGGCGCAGATGCGCTGCACTTCGCTAGGAAAATCCACGAAACCTTCACTACTGAAAAAATTACCATACAAGTAAAATAA
- a CDS encoding 5-oxoprolinase subunit C family protein, protein MAIKVIKKGMLTSVQDLGRNGWQAFGITVGGAMDFTAARLANIVLGNNENEAVLEMTLTGPSLKFTEDAVISIFGAFMSPTLHNMDIRHGKPVQIKKGEVLTFGTAQKGARCYLAVKGGLTILEVLNSKSTNFKAEIGGLHGRCLEVGDVLPLKRSFFSDTSWGLSYKLENYISHSKPIRFTRGRQYDWFNTESRQAFTESPFTISSASDRMGYRLHGTPIYLAEKRELTTEGTAFGSVQIPPNGQPIILMADRQPTGGYPKIGEVISCDLPRLSQMRPGEKVHFEEISLKEAQQALLTYHRELATLRAACTLKWRDRSNV, encoded by the coding sequence ATGGCCATTAAAGTAATCAAAAAGGGTATGCTAACTTCGGTGCAAGACCTCGGAAGAAATGGATGGCAAGCATTCGGAATTACAGTCGGCGGCGCAATGGATTTCACCGCAGCAAGGCTGGCGAACATAGTGCTTGGAAATAATGAAAATGAAGCTGTCCTAGAAATGACGCTTACCGGTCCATCTCTGAAATTCACAGAAGATGCCGTCATCTCCATATTCGGAGCTTTTATGTCCCCTACGCTTCATAATATGGATATACGACATGGAAAGCCTGTTCAAATAAAGAAAGGCGAGGTATTAACATTTGGTACTGCCCAAAAAGGGGCTAGATGTTATTTGGCGGTAAAGGGCGGTCTCACCATCCTTGAAGTGTTGAATAGCAAGAGTACTAATTTTAAAGCCGAAATTGGTGGTTTGCATGGTCGATGCTTAGAAGTTGGCGACGTCTTGCCTTTGAAGAGATCATTTTTTTCAGATACTTCGTGGGGATTATCTTATAAACTGGAAAACTACATAAGCCATTCAAAGCCGATTCGCTTTACGCGAGGTCGCCAATACGATTGGTTCAATACTGAATCTAGGCAAGCTTTTACCGAATCGCCTTTTACAATCAGCTCTGCCTCTGACAGAATGGGTTATCGTCTACATGGAACTCCTATCTACTTGGCTGAAAAAAGAGAACTCACAACAGAAGGAACAGCATTCGGTTCGGTTCAAATCCCCCCGAATGGACAGCCCATTATCTTAATGGCTGACCGTCAACCAACGGGAGGATATCCGAAAATCGGAGAGGTCATAAGCTGCGATCTTCCCCGGCTAAGTCAAATGCGTCCTGGTGAAAAAGTGCATTTCGAGGAAATTTCATTAAAAGAAGCACAGCAAGCATTGCTTACTTATCATCGAGAATTGGCGACATTACGGGCTGCTTGCACACTAAAATGGAGGGACAGATCTAATGTATAA
- a CDS encoding sugar phosphate isomerase/epimerase family protein yields MTLKVGIQLYSVRQALKKEPFETLEKVAEAGYKYVEAANHDALTDDGVGFGLSAKKMKEALDNLGLSIVGCHVNPLKLDRLPAVLDYHQELGNKQIGCDIEFYPYKDMDYLLRRCDLFNKVGEMCKERGMRYYYHNHYQEFQKFGDRTVYEIIMENTDPNLVFIEMDTYWITRAGEDPLKLIEKYKDRLVLLHQKDFPKESPQPIILYDGIIDRNKSITYPMFEDTKDPQCFTEIGTGILPIQDIIDTALTAPHLDYIILEQDHTKLDEIDSIKASMKAFQKYSGIEWD; encoded by the coding sequence ATGACATTAAAAGTTGGTATTCAACTTTACTCTGTACGGCAAGCATTAAAAAAAGAACCATTCGAAACATTGGAGAAGGTGGCAGAGGCGGGCTATAAATATGTAGAAGCTGCAAACCATGATGCTTTAACTGATGATGGTGTCGGTTTTGGACTTTCGGCTAAAAAAATGAAGGAAGCTCTCGACAATTTGGGACTATCTATTGTTGGTTGCCATGTAAATCCTTTGAAATTGGATAGACTTCCTGCTGTTTTGGATTATCATCAAGAATTAGGAAATAAACAAATTGGCTGTGATATCGAATTTTATCCTTATAAGGACATGGATTACTTGCTTCGTAGATGTGACCTATTTAATAAGGTAGGGGAAATGTGTAAAGAGCGAGGCATGCGCTACTATTACCATAACCATTATCAAGAGTTTCAAAAGTTTGGTGATCGGACGGTTTATGAAATTATTATGGAAAATACAGATCCTAATCTCGTATTCATAGAAATGGACACGTACTGGATTACACGTGCTGGGGAAGATCCATTAAAGCTGATTGAAAAATATAAAGATCGTCTTGTCCTTCTACATCAGAAGGATTTTCCAAAAGAGTCTCCACAACCGATAATTCTGTATGATGGTATCATTGATCGAAATAAATCTATTACATATCCAATGTTTGAAGATACAAAAGATCCGCAATGTTTTACTGAGATTGGAACTGGAATCCTTCCTATTCAAGATATTATTGACACTGCACTGACAGCACCGCATTTGGATTATATTATTTTGGAACAAGATCATACGAAACTAGATGAAATTGATTCGATAAAGGCTAGCATGAAAGCCTTTCAAAAATATTCCGGAATAGAATGGGATTAA
- the purT gene encoding formate-dependent phosphoribosylglycinamide formyltransferase, protein MLLGSGELGKEVVIEAQRLGVKTVAVDRYEHAPAMQVAHQSYVIDMLDGPALRSIIEKEQPDFIIPEIEAIATETLIELEKEGFTVIPSAKATYLTMNREGIRRLASEKLRIPTAKYAFADTLEELKAAVDIIGLPCVIKPIMSSSGKGQSVCRSIDEIEHSWNEAHEGGRTKKARVIVEEFIHFDSEITLLTVRSISGTSYCAPIGHIQENGDYIESWQPHEMTKEQVHEAEEIAKKITDALGGWGLFGVELFLTKQGVYFSEVSPRPHDTGMVTLATQDLSEFAIHIRAILGYPIPEIKLITPGVSRTIKTWEQSSSYEISGVADSLLIAKTQVRIFGKPETKVSRRMGVVLNTAETVDTARERAKVAVEKVKVIYKWIVKTPDNFWVSLLFKVARNFL, encoded by the coding sequence ATGTTGTTAGGCTCAGGTGAACTGGGAAAAGAAGTGGTTATTGAAGCACAGCGTTTAGGCGTAAAAACAGTTGCTGTCGATCGATATGAGCATGCACCCGCAATGCAAGTTGCACACCAATCTTATGTGATTGATATGCTTGATGGGCCAGCACTTCGCAGCATCATTGAGAAAGAACAACCCGATTTTATTATTCCAGAAATTGAAGCAATTGCGACCGAAACGTTAATTGAACTGGAAAAGGAAGGGTTTACCGTTATTCCAAGCGCAAAAGCAACTTATTTAACAATGAACCGTGAAGGGATCAGACGGCTAGCCAGTGAAAAGCTCAGAATCCCAACTGCGAAATATGCTTTCGCTGATACGCTAGAAGAATTAAAGGCAGCGGTTGACATCATTGGTCTCCCCTGCGTGATTAAACCGATTATGAGTTCATCTGGAAAAGGACAAAGTGTATGCCGATCAATAGATGAAATTGAACATTCATGGAATGAAGCACATGAGGGCGGACGGACGAAAAAAGCGCGTGTAATTGTCGAAGAATTTATCCATTTTGATTCTGAAATTACCCTGCTCACAGTAAGATCCATTTCTGGCACAAGTTATTGCGCACCGATCGGACATATACAAGAAAACGGTGACTATATTGAATCATGGCAACCTCATGAGATGACGAAAGAACAGGTCCATGAAGCAGAAGAAATAGCTAAGAAAATAACCGATGCACTTGGTGGCTGGGGCTTATTTGGTGTAGAGCTCTTTCTGACTAAACAAGGCGTTTACTTTAGCGAAGTATCCCCCAGACCACATGATACAGGTATGGTAACACTTGCCACCCAAGATCTTTCAGAGTTCGCTATCCACATTAGGGCTATTCTAGGGTATCCAATCCCAGAGATCAAACTTATCACTCCAGGTGTGAGCCGAACAATTAAAACATGGGAACAAAGTAGTTCATATGAAATTTCCGGAGTAGCTGATAGTCTCCTCATTGCCAAAACACAGGTACGAATATTTGGCAAACCAGAAACAAAAGTCAGCCGTCGCATGGGCGTCGTTTTAAACACGGCCGAAACAGTCGATACCGCACGTGAGCGAGCAAAGGTAGCGGTTGAAAAAGTAAAAGTCATATACAAATGGATAGTAAAGACACCTGACAACTTTTGGGTGTCTCTTTTATTTAAAGTAGCAAGGAATTTTCTTTAG